A portion of the Streptomyces sp. NBC_01335 genome contains these proteins:
- a CDS encoding 3-oxoacyl-[acyl-carrier-protein] synthase III C-terminal domain-containing protein: protein MSVTTRARPLPVTLGVVASHFPDREMSVEEVLDDHGLSTAQRRVFRRVHGLENLRLDPDSGLFDLLLPAAVEVVAALDRPDRVRYVIYAHAVQQVAPADVDPARILASSLGLEHADAFAVTQHNCAQSLVALDLAADLLRAEGAEGDCALIVSGERVFSPLAQLDYSLGQLLADGAAACLLTLGGDGDVIRSHAVRDDVRPPDDARQTGETGVRFLVETMLQAVAEAGLTLDDLDLVVPHNVNKTFWRQAAKSLGIPLSTVFLENIPRYSHCFSADPLINYATLRAEGRIRAGGNYLMAAVGVGGSYAATVLTRPPCPLPTGGNRP from the coding sequence ATGAGCGTCACCACGCGCGCGCGGCCGCTGCCGGTGACGCTGGGCGTGGTCGCCTCGCACTTCCCCGACAGGGAGATGTCCGTCGAGGAAGTACTCGACGACCACGGGCTGTCCACGGCGCAGCGTCGCGTCTTCCGGCGCGTCCACGGCCTGGAGAACCTGCGGCTCGACCCGGACTCGGGCCTCTTCGACCTGCTTCTGCCGGCCGCGGTCGAGGTCGTGGCGGCCCTCGACCGCCCCGACCGGGTCCGCTACGTCATCTACGCGCACGCGGTCCAGCAGGTGGCACCGGCCGACGTCGACCCCGCGCGGATCCTCGCCTCGTCGCTGGGTCTGGAACACGCCGACGCGTTCGCCGTCACCCAGCACAACTGCGCACAGAGCCTCGTCGCCCTGGACCTCGCCGCGGACCTCCTGCGCGCCGAAGGAGCGGAGGGTGACTGCGCGTTGATCGTCTCCGGGGAGCGCGTCTTCTCTCCACTGGCACAACTGGATTACTCCTTGGGTCAGTTGCTCGCGGATGGGGCAGCGGCGTGTCTGCTGACCCTGGGCGGGGACGGTGACGTGATCCGCTCCCACGCGGTCCGCGACGATGTCCGGCCGCCGGACGACGCGAGGCAGACCGGCGAGACCGGCGTGCGATTCCTCGTCGAGACGATGCTTCAGGCCGTGGCCGAGGCGGGCCTGACCCTCGACGACCTCGACCTGGTGGTCCCGCACAACGTGAACAAGACCTTCTGGCGCCAGGCCGCGAAGTCGTTGGGCATCCCCCTGAGCACGGTCTTCCTGGAAAACATCCCCCGTTACAGCCACTGCTTCTCCGCCGACCCCCTCATCAACTACGCGACGCTCCGGGCCGAGGGCCGGATCCGTGCCGGAGGGAACTACCTGATGGCGGCGGTCGGTGTGGGAGGCAGCTACGCAGCCACCGTTCTCACCCGGCCGCCCTGTCCTCTTCCCACAGGAGGAAACCGACCGTGA
- a CDS encoding acyl carrier protein, whose translation MNHRTVVAAVEAGLSETLHRPVSGLSDETRLFEDLHLDSTTSLELLMAMEDAFGLLVDPESLDMDDFRTVGTFAAFVLRELTAQQGEEVRP comes from the coding sequence GTGAACCACCGCACCGTTGTCGCAGCCGTCGAAGCCGGGCTCTCCGAGACGCTCCACCGCCCGGTGTCGGGTCTCAGCGACGAAACCCGCCTGTTCGAGGACCTGCACCTCGACTCGACGACCAGCCTCGAACTTCTGATGGCCATGGAGGACGCCTTCGGCCTGCTCGTCGACCCCGAGTCGCTGGACATGGACGACTTCAGGACCGTGGGCACCTTCGCCGCGTTCGTCCTCCGGGAACTGACCGCACAGCAGGGCGAGGAGGTGCGTCCTTGA